The proteins below are encoded in one region of Nakamurella deserti:
- a CDS encoding sugar phosphate isomerase/epimerase family protein: MNRNPGPADDPGRSRLVLGTAPDSWGVWFAADEHQVGWKQYLDEVASAGYVWTELGPQGFLPQDPAQLRDELGSRGLEVAGGTVFAGLHKGKEGLDKALADFGREARLLAAVDAKYLVHLPEQYTDLHTGAATGTADLDPDQWRHLVTGTDTLGKAIYEEHGVQLV, from the coding sequence ATGAACCGCAACCCCGGCCCTGCCGACGATCCCGGCCGGTCGAGGCTGGTGCTGGGGACCGCCCCGGATTCGTGGGGGGTGTGGTTCGCCGCCGACGAGCACCAGGTCGGGTGGAAGCAGTACCTCGACGAGGTCGCGAGCGCGGGCTACGTGTGGACCGAGCTCGGCCCGCAGGGGTTTTTGCCCCAGGACCCGGCCCAGCTCCGCGACGAGCTCGGATCCCGCGGCCTCGAGGTCGCCGGCGGCACCGTCTTCGCCGGGCTCCATAAAGGCAAGGAGGGGCTGGACAAGGCGCTGGCCGACTTCGGCCGCGAGGCCCGACTGCTCGCCGCGGTCGACGCGAAGTACCTGGTCCACCTACCCGAGCAGTACACCGACCTGCACACCGGCGCCGCCACCGGCACCGCCGACCTCGACCCCGACCAGTGGCGCCACCTCGTCACCGGCACCGACACCCTCGGCAAGGCCATCTACGAAGAACACGGCGTCCAGCTGGTCT
- a CDS encoding PAS domain-containing hybrid sensor histidine kinase/response regulator, translating into MSISEQEPQLFAPTAGRTPPQQPAPPPAPLPTVFLVSRLSPPRHLSVSDGFETVTGIPASTMLDDPTTLMRLIHPDDLEATAAWVQRNWSGHPGQIELRLVRPDGGTRWIRLASALLPPDPADGQRMVTTIDDITPRVAAVEAARTAEAAARAAHEAKSALISRMSHELRTPLNAVIGFAQLLERRITDPDDQSSVQYILSSGHHLLAMIDEVLDVARIGAGSLSLTVEPVEAPSLVDEVVQLIQPAADRARIAVAVEGGPAGLRLLGDRQRLVQVLHHLLDSVIEHHRPGGHVWVSWSALGGASVTVRDDGPGLPAEVRRRLFTPAGGADPGSAPPGGGVGLSVTQALVELMSGTIAVDSAPGAGTSFTVRLPAAADRWADVGSADAAFVPTQQGIGPTTLLYIEDNEPNVRVVTSLLRLRPGWQLVHAGLGTTGLALARSRTPDLILLDLHLPDCFGQSVLETLKADPVTAEIPVVILSADASRTQVDRLLQAGAAQYMTKPLDVREVLMLLDGITAEQLTRMVDA; encoded by the coding sequence GTGTCGATTTCCGAGCAGGAGCCGCAGCTCTTCGCGCCGACTGCCGGACGGACGCCCCCGCAGCAGCCGGCGCCGCCCCCCGCCCCGCTGCCGACGGTCTTCCTGGTGAGCCGGCTGTCACCGCCCCGCCACCTGTCGGTCAGCGACGGCTTCGAGACCGTCACCGGGATCCCCGCGAGCACGATGCTCGACGACCCGACCACGTTGATGCGCCTCATCCATCCCGACGACCTCGAAGCGACCGCGGCCTGGGTGCAGCGCAACTGGTCGGGACACCCCGGGCAGATCGAACTCCGACTGGTGCGCCCGGACGGCGGGACCCGCTGGATCCGGCTCGCGTCGGCGCTGCTGCCGCCGGATCCGGCCGACGGGCAGCGGATGGTCACCACCATCGACGACATCACCCCCCGGGTGGCCGCTGTCGAGGCGGCCCGCACCGCGGAGGCCGCGGCCCGCGCGGCGCACGAGGCCAAGAGCGCGCTGATCTCCCGGATGAGCCACGAGCTGCGGACCCCGCTCAACGCGGTGATCGGCTTCGCGCAGCTGCTGGAGCGGCGCATCACCGACCCGGACGACCAGTCGTCGGTGCAGTACATCCTGTCCTCGGGCCACCACCTGCTCGCCATGATCGACGAGGTCCTGGACGTGGCGCGGATCGGCGCCGGCAGCCTCTCGCTGACCGTCGAGCCGGTGGAGGCGCCGTCGCTCGTCGACGAGGTGGTGCAGCTGATCCAACCGGCGGCCGACCGGGCGCGGATCGCCGTGGCCGTCGAGGGCGGTCCCGCGGGGTTGCGCCTGCTGGGCGACCGGCAGCGGCTCGTGCAGGTGCTCCACCACCTGCTGGACAGCGTCATCGAGCACCACCGTCCGGGTGGGCACGTCTGGGTCTCGTGGTCGGCGCTGGGCGGCGCGTCGGTGACCGTCCGCGACGACGGTCCGGGCCTGCCGGCGGAGGTCCGGCGGCGGCTGTTCACCCCGGCCGGGGGAGCGGACCCGGGCAGCGCCCCACCGGGCGGCGGCGTCGGGCTGTCGGTCACCCAGGCGCTGGTCGAGCTGATGAGCGGGACCATCGCGGTGGACTCGGCGCCGGGGGCGGGGACGTCGTTCACCGTGAGGTTGCCGGCCGCCGCCGACCGGTGGGCCGACGTCGGGTCCGCGGACGCCGCGTTCGTGCCGACCCAGCAGGGCATCGGACCGACGACGCTGCTCTACATCGAGGACAACGAACCCAACGTGCGGGTGGTCACCTCGCTGCTGCGGCTGCGGCCCGGGTGGCAGCTCGTCCACGCCGGCCTGGGTACCACCGGCCTCGCGCTGGCCCGGTCGCGCACCCCCGACCTGATCCTGCTGGACCTGCACCTGCCGGACTGCTTCGGCCAGTCGGTGCTGGAGACGCTGAAGGCCGATCCGGTGACGGCCGAGATCCCGGTCGTCATCCTCAGTGCCGACGCCAGCCGGACCCAGGTGGACCGGTTGCTGCAGGCCGGGGCCGCCCAGTACATGACCAAGCCGCTGGACGTGCGGGAGGTGCTGATGCTGCTGGACGGCATCACCGCCGAGCAACTGACCCGGATGGTCGATGCCTGA
- a CDS encoding Gfo/Idh/MocA family oxidoreductase: MGAGAGNGPVRVALIGSGRMGAFHGRTLATGLPQARLVAVADPAPGAAERLAGELGADRFYTDAAEAFADPEVDAVVIAAPARFHADLVVAAAAAGKAVFCEKPMATTLADADRAIEAARAAGVPLQVGFNRRFAPDWAAARALLDDGTVGSPRLLRSVTRDPGGFDPSRVPVDTIFLETLIHDFDTLMFLNPGAAPVEVYATADALVEPDWKDRGLRDTAVVMVKFDNGAVGVAEACFEASYGYDVRGEVFGSAGMATMGDGRTTGMAFSGAVGRVVDTARSDQALLAGAYVAELSAFADTVRAGTDAAVDGQDARAALAIALAAAQSARTGLPVRIAELSA; encoded by the coding sequence ATGGGTGCAGGAGCAGGCAACGGTCCGGTACGGGTCGCGTTGATCGGATCGGGTCGGATGGGTGCGTTCCACGGCCGGACCCTGGCGACCGGATTGCCGCAGGCGCGGCTGGTGGCGGTCGCCGATCCGGCGCCCGGGGCGGCGGAGCGGCTGGCGGGGGAGCTCGGCGCGGACCGGTTCTACACCGACGCCGCGGAGGCCTTCGCCGACCCGGAGGTCGACGCGGTGGTGATCGCCGCACCGGCCCGCTTCCACGCCGACCTGGTGGTGGCGGCCGCCGCCGCCGGCAAGGCGGTGTTCTGCGAGAAGCCGATGGCCACCACGCTGGCCGACGCCGACCGGGCGATCGAGGCCGCCCGCGCGGCCGGGGTGCCGCTGCAGGTGGGCTTCAACCGCCGGTTCGCGCCGGACTGGGCGGCCGCCCGTGCGTTGCTGGACGACGGGACCGTGGGCTCGCCCCGGTTGCTGCGGTCGGTGACCCGCGATCCCGGCGGCTTCGACCCGTCCCGGGTCCCGGTCGACACCATCTTCCTGGAGACGTTGATCCACGACTTCGACACCCTGATGTTCCTCAACCCGGGGGCCGCGCCGGTGGAGGTGTACGCCACGGCCGACGCACTCGTCGAACCGGACTGGAAGGACCGCGGTCTCCGGGACACGGCGGTGGTGATGGTCAAGTTCGACAACGGTGCCGTCGGGGTGGCCGAGGCCTGCTTCGAGGCGTCCTACGGCTACGACGTCCGCGGCGAGGTGTTCGGGTCCGCGGGCATGGCCACCATGGGCGACGGCCGCACCACCGGGATGGCGTTCTCGGGTGCGGTCGGCCGGGTCGTCGACACCGCCCGCAGCGACCAGGCCCTGCTCGCCGGCGCCTATGTCGCGGAGCTGTCGGCGTTCGCCGACACCGTCCGCGCCGGCACCGACGCCGCGGTCGACGGCCAGGACGCCCGTGCCGCGCTCGCGATCGCCCTCGCCGCGGCACAGTCCGCCCGGACCGGACTCCCGGTGCGGATCGCGGAGCTGTCGGCATGA
- a CDS encoding TIM barrel protein, whose amino-acid sequence MSGYRLAASAEMLFTELPFLDRVRRIADLGFEVEIWDWTAKDVSALAGSGATFSSMTGYISGTLADEDGAAELLRTAALSLEVADRLDCPRLNVHGTGLDDRGLPVVATEVVSPAMWLTALRTLDRLAALGERAGRVFTLENLNLPVDHPGTPFALAADTLALVEAVDNPHLRMNLDLYHAQIGEGNLTDLVERSLPFVGEIQVADVPGRREPGTGEINYPHIARTLDRLGYTGVVGLEGWASGDSDTALDRFRQAFTTT is encoded by the coding sequence ATGAGCGGCTACCGGCTCGCGGCCTCGGCCGAGATGCTGTTCACCGAGCTGCCGTTCCTGGACCGCGTCCGCCGCATCGCCGATCTCGGCTTCGAGGTCGAGATCTGGGACTGGACGGCCAAGGACGTCTCCGCACTGGCCGGCAGCGGGGCGACCTTCTCCTCGATGACCGGCTACATCAGCGGCACCCTGGCCGACGAGGACGGCGCCGCGGAACTGCTGCGCACCGCCGCCCTGTCGCTCGAGGTCGCCGACCGCCTGGACTGCCCACGGCTGAACGTGCACGGCACCGGCCTGGACGACCGGGGCCTGCCGGTCGTGGCGACCGAGGTGGTGTCGCCGGCGATGTGGCTCACCGCGCTGCGGACCCTGGACCGGCTCGCCGCGCTGGGCGAGCGGGCCGGGCGGGTGTTCACCCTGGAGAACCTGAACCTGCCCGTCGATCACCCGGGCACTCCGTTCGCGCTCGCCGCGGACACCCTCGCCCTCGTCGAGGCCGTCGACAACCCGCACCTGCGGATGAATCTCGACCTGTACCACGCGCAGATCGGTGAGGGGAACCTCACGGACCTGGTTGAGCGGTCGCTGCCGTTCGTCGGTGAGATCCAGGTCGCCGACGTCCCGGGTCGCCGCGAGCCCGGCACCGGGGAGATCAACTACCCGCACATCGCACGCACCCTGGACCGACTCGGCTACACGGGTGTCGTCGGGTTGGAGGGCTGGGCCTCCGGCGACTCCGACACCGCACTCGACCGGTTCCGGCAGGCCTTCACCACCACCTGA
- a CDS encoding carbon-nitrogen hydrolase family protein — protein sequence MLRIAVGQFVPGSDPVANLDRIDGLAARAAAGGARLLVLPEGSLVEFIDDKGASTRCAEPLHGPFAAGLAAASSRHGLTVAAGSFVPVGDRVANTLIIAGGGDIVAAYRKIHLYDAFSFLESDTVARGDAAPPVVEIDGVPVGFATCYDLRFPELFRSLVSRGAQVLALPAAWVSGPLKEEHWLTLLRARAIENTCYVVGADQVGRRVIGRSAAFDPMGLPLLDLGTAKDAVGFVDVEPDRLAEVRAQLPSLTHRRFPVGERPA from the coding sequence ATGCTCCGCATCGCCGTGGGTCAGTTCGTTCCCGGTTCCGATCCGGTCGCCAACCTGGACCGCATCGACGGCCTGGCCGCCCGGGCGGCGGCCGGCGGTGCCCGGCTGTTGGTGCTCCCGGAGGGCAGCCTGGTCGAGTTCATCGACGACAAGGGCGCTTCCACCCGGTGCGCCGAGCCGCTGCACGGACCGTTCGCGGCCGGCCTGGCCGCGGCATCCAGTCGGCACGGTCTGACCGTCGCGGCCGGCAGCTTCGTGCCGGTGGGCGACCGGGTGGCCAACACCCTGATCATCGCCGGCGGCGGTGACATCGTGGCCGCGTACCGCAAGATCCACCTGTACGACGCGTTCTCCTTCCTCGAGTCCGACACCGTCGCGCGCGGCGACGCAGCGCCGCCGGTCGTGGAGATCGACGGGGTACCCGTCGGTTTCGCCACGTGCTACGACCTGCGCTTCCCGGAGCTGTTCCGCAGCCTGGTGTCCCGCGGTGCGCAGGTGCTCGCGCTGCCGGCGGCCTGGGTCAGCGGGCCGCTGAAGGAGGAGCACTGGCTCACCCTGCTGCGGGCCCGCGCCATCGAGAACACCTGCTACGTCGTGGGTGCCGACCAGGTGGGTCGTCGCGTCATCGGCCGGTCCGCCGCGTTCGACCCGATGGGCCTGCCGTTGCTCGACCTGGGGACGGCGAAGGACGCCGTCGGGTTCGTCGACGTGGAACCCGACCGGCTCGCCGAGGTGCGCGCCCAGCTGCCGAGCCTGACGCACCGCCGCTTCCCGGTCGGCGAGCGTCCGGCGTGA
- a CDS encoding aldo/keto reductase, whose protein sequence is MTATSPTVSTRPLYGCMGLGGPWDVPDLTAADLAQAEAVVEAALGIGITCFDHADIYAAGKAEAVFGEVLTRSPELRRSLTLQTKVGIRLPAGDAAGLYDLRAATITTRVRQSLDRLRTDRIDVLLLHRPDPLTPPAEVAQALTALRDEGLVGAFGVSNMSAAQIGALQVHLDEPLVVDQLEMSLYRRDWVESGVLVNTTAATGNGFPHGTLEYCAAHGIALQAWGSMAQGRYTGRAGGDAAAQATTALVASLAEAKNTTPETIVLWWLQRHPAGIAPTIGTTDTDRIAACADAVDRRPELTHDEWYRLWTTARGAALP, encoded by the coding sequence ATGACCGCCACCTCTCCCACCGTGTCCACCCGTCCGCTGTACGGCTGCATGGGCCTCGGCGGCCCGTGGGACGTCCCCGACCTGACCGCCGCGGACCTCGCGCAGGCCGAGGCCGTCGTGGAGGCGGCCCTGGGCATCGGGATCACCTGCTTCGACCACGCGGACATCTACGCCGCCGGCAAGGCCGAGGCGGTCTTCGGCGAGGTGCTCACCCGGTCGCCGGAGCTGCGGAGGTCGCTCACCCTCCAGACCAAGGTCGGCATCCGGTTGCCGGCCGGCGACGCGGCGGGCCTGTACGACCTCCGCGCCGCCACCATCACCACCCGGGTGCGGCAGAGCCTCGACCGGCTCCGTACCGACCGGATCGACGTCCTGCTGCTGCACCGGCCGGACCCGCTGACGCCACCGGCCGAGGTGGCGCAGGCGTTGACGGCCCTGCGGGACGAGGGCCTCGTCGGCGCGTTCGGCGTGTCCAACATGAGCGCCGCCCAGATCGGCGCGCTGCAGGTCCATCTCGACGAGCCGTTGGTGGTGGACCAGCTGGAGATGAGCCTGTACCGGCGGGACTGGGTGGAGTCCGGCGTGCTGGTCAACACCACGGCGGCCACCGGTAACGGCTTCCCGCACGGGACGCTGGAGTACTGCGCCGCCCACGGCATCGCGCTGCAGGCGTGGGGGTCGATGGCCCAGGGGCGCTACACCGGCCGGGCCGGCGGCGACGCCGCCGCACAGGCGACCACGGCACTGGTCGCGTCGCTGGCCGAGGCGAAGAACACGACACCCGAGACGATCGTGTTGTGGTGGTTGCAGCGTCACCCGGCCGGGATCGCCCCGACCATCGGCACCACCGACACCGACCGGATCGCCGCGTGTGCCGACGCCGTCGACCGTCGCCCGGAGCTGACCCACGACGAGTGGTACCGGCTGTGGACCACCGCCCGCGGCGCCGCTCTCCCGTAG
- a CDS encoding PAS domain-containing hybrid sensor histidine kinase/response regulator, whose protein sequence is MTADATSGADGAVADPAFELLPRGTALEARLLREFADHAAIGFSLYEVPVAPGEPGRFSFVNRTYLKLLGLPSELAIAEVGDAVLEAVHPDDRHRTAQMAADFLAGRPTHQTLRMIRPDGSVRWVRSRRTPILDDDGGLVRVAGTVEDITEFVMTSTALRENEERFHQLADNVPVGFTLTDVGDPPRIVYWNPAFLQILGVDPDAADEPVERLLVSRTHPDDVAAWSRSLDDIRAGRPFDGEIRIIRPDGELRWLRIRRHPVRDEHGVVFRAAGTDEDITDRKSAEAALRFAQSEADRANAAKNEFLSRMSHELRTPLNAVLGFAQLLEMDQLSESQADSVGYIVRGGRHLLALINDVLDIASIEADRLELSIEPVHVGTALNDAVRLVQPQARDAGVALSFDPMTPAASLFVQADQRRLRQVLINLLTNAVKYNHRGGRVEVSAEQVGTGQIRFVVSDSGMGIRDEDMARLFVPFDRMGQQASGIEGAGIGLALSQRLVSFMGGHFDAHSVHGTGSVFGVTLPRSEHVDHPVVAPSATAEAVGPPERVCTLLYIEDNHSNVRLLQRILARRPGWELVHTDRGRRGLELVGACDPALIMLDLHLPDMNGIDVLRELRRQPGGETRPLVIASADASPGQVSRLIAAGVDAYITKPLDVRDVLSLLDRFAADPQTVAPPRAVT, encoded by the coding sequence TTGACGGCCGACGCCACGTCGGGCGCCGACGGCGCCGTGGCCGATCCGGCGTTCGAGTTGCTGCCGCGGGGCACCGCGCTGGAGGCCCGCCTGTTGCGGGAGTTCGCCGATCACGCGGCGATCGGCTTCTCGCTGTACGAGGTGCCGGTGGCACCCGGGGAGCCGGGTCGGTTCAGTTTCGTCAACCGCACCTACCTGAAGCTGCTCGGACTGCCGTCGGAGTTGGCGATCGCCGAGGTGGGGGACGCCGTCCTCGAGGCGGTGCACCCGGACGACCGTCACCGCACCGCCCAGATGGCGGCCGACTTCCTGGCCGGCCGGCCCACGCACCAGACGCTGCGGATGATCCGACCGGACGGCAGCGTGCGCTGGGTCCGGTCGCGCCGGACACCGATCCTGGACGACGACGGCGGTCTGGTCCGGGTGGCGGGCACCGTGGAGGACATCACCGAGTTCGTGATGACCTCGACGGCGCTGCGGGAGAACGAGGAGCGTTTCCACCAGCTCGCCGACAACGTCCCGGTCGGTTTCACCCTCACCGACGTGGGTGATCCGCCGCGCATCGTCTACTGGAACCCGGCCTTCCTGCAGATCCTCGGCGTGGACCCGGACGCGGCGGACGAACCCGTCGAGCGCCTGCTCGTGAGCCGCACCCATCCCGACGACGTCGCCGCCTGGTCCCGGAGCCTGGACGACATCCGGGCCGGACGGCCCTTCGACGGCGAGATCCGCATCATCCGCCCCGACGGCGAGCTGCGCTGGCTGCGGATCCGCCGGCATCCGGTCCGCGACGAGCACGGCGTCGTCTTCCGTGCCGCCGGCACCGACGAGGACATCACCGACCGCAAGTCCGCGGAGGCGGCGCTGCGGTTCGCCCAGTCCGAGGCGGACCGCGCCAACGCGGCGAAGAACGAGTTCCTGTCCCGGATGAGTCACGAGCTGCGGACGCCGCTCAACGCGGTGCTCGGCTTCGCCCAGCTCCTAGAGATGGACCAGCTCAGCGAGTCCCAGGCCGACTCGGTCGGCTACATCGTGCGCGGCGGCCGGCACCTGCTGGCGCTGATCAACGACGTCCTCGACATCGCCTCGATCGAGGCCGACCGGCTGGAGCTCTCGATCGAGCCGGTGCACGTCGGCACCGCCCTGAACGACGCCGTACGCCTGGTGCAGCCGCAGGCCCGCGACGCCGGGGTGGCGCTGTCCTTCGACCCGATGACGCCCGCGGCTTCGCTGTTCGTGCAGGCCGACCAGCGCCGGCTGCGGCAGGTGCTGATCAACCTGTTGACCAACGCGGTGAAGTACAACCACCGGGGCGGCCGCGTCGAGGTGTCCGCCGAGCAGGTGGGTACCGGCCAGATCCGGTTCGTCGTCTCCGACAGCGGGATGGGCATCCGGGACGAGGACATGGCGCGGTTGTTCGTGCCGTTCGACCGGATGGGCCAGCAGGCGTCCGGTATCGAGGGGGCGGGCATCGGGCTCGCACTCTCGCAGCGTCTGGTGTCGTTCATGGGAGGTCATTTCGACGCCCATTCGGTGCACGGGACCGGCAGTGTCTTCGGAGTGACGCTGCCGCGCTCGGAGCACGTCGACCACCCCGTGGTCGCGCCGTCCGCGACGGCGGAGGCGGTGGGGCCGCCGGAGCGGGTGTGCACGCTGCTCTACATCGAGGACAACCACTCCAACGTCCGGTTGCTGCAGCGCATCCTGGCGCGCCGCCCGGGGTGGGAGCTGGTGCACACCGACCGCGGCCGGCGCGGCCTGGAGCTGGTCGGGGCCTGTGATCCCGCGCTGATCATGCTGGACCTGCACCTGCCGGACATGAACGGCATCGACGTGCTGCGCGAGTTGCGCCGGCAGCCCGGTGGTGAGACGCGGCCGCTGGTGATCGCCAGCGCGGACGCGAGCCCCGGGCAGGTCAGCCGGTTGATCGCGGCCGGGGTCGACGCCTACATCACCAAACCGCTGGACGTCCGGGACGTCCTGAGCCTGCTGGACCGGTTCGCCGCCGACCCGCAGACGGTCGCGCCGCCGCGCGCGGTCACGTGA
- a CDS encoding LacI family DNA-binding transcriptional regulator encodes MVGGGARRATMHDVAARAGVSQSLVSIVMRDAPGAGAATRERILRIADELGYRPDTRARLLRRGNSRLLGVVFGVQHAFHGDLLAGLYRAAAPLDYQLTLSAVTADRGETAAITDLLGDRCEALLLLGTQEPPAQLGRLAAIVPVVAVARAVRHSDVDVVRTADAHGLAQAVDHLVGLGHTRIAHIDGGRAPGAAERRRGYRDAMTRHGLAGHIRVYPGGLTEDDGAGAARTVLADGPPTAITVFNDRCATGVLEIVRAAGFDVPGDISVIGYDDSHLARISFIDLTTIAQDVDRLAHLAVHRAVDRATGADRDGPREQVATPHLVVRSTTGPPHAGRRPAD; translated from the coding sequence ATGGTGGGTGGCGGCGCGCGGCGGGCGACGATGCACGACGTCGCGGCCCGGGCCGGGGTCTCACAGTCCCTGGTGTCGATCGTGATGCGCGACGCGCCGGGGGCCGGTGCCGCGACCCGCGAGCGCATCCTGCGGATCGCCGACGAACTGGGCTACCGGCCGGACACCCGGGCGCGGTTGCTGCGCCGCGGGAACAGCCGCCTGCTCGGCGTGGTCTTCGGTGTGCAGCACGCCTTCCACGGTGACCTCCTCGCCGGTCTCTACCGGGCGGCGGCACCGCTGGACTACCAGCTCACCCTCAGTGCGGTCACCGCCGATCGGGGCGAAACCGCCGCCATCACCGATCTTCTCGGAGACCGCTGCGAGGCGCTGCTGCTCCTGGGCACCCAGGAACCGCCGGCGCAGCTCGGCAGGCTCGCCGCCATCGTGCCGGTGGTCGCCGTCGCCCGCGCGGTGCGCCACTCCGACGTCGACGTGGTGCGCACGGCCGACGCCCACGGGCTGGCGCAGGCCGTGGACCATCTCGTCGGGCTCGGTCACACCCGGATCGCCCACATCGACGGCGGGCGTGCGCCCGGCGCCGCCGAACGCCGCCGCGGCTACCGCGACGCCATGACCCGCCACGGCCTCGCCGGCCACATCCGCGTCTACCCGGGCGGTCTCACCGAGGACGACGGGGCCGGCGCCGCCCGGACGGTCCTCGCCGACGGGCCACCCACGGCCATCACCGTGTTCAACGACCGCTGCGCGACCGGAGTCCTGGAGATCGTCCGCGCCGCCGGCTTCGACGTGCCCGGCGACATCAGCGTCATCGGGTACGACGACAGCCACCTCGCCCGGATCTCCTTCATCGACCTGACCACCATCGCCCAGGACGTCGACCGGCTCGCCCACCTCGCCGTCCACCGGGCCGTCGACCGCGCCACCGGCGCCGACCGCGACGGCCCGCGCGAACAGGTCGCCACGCCGCACCTGGTCGTCCGGTCCACCACCGGCCCACCGCACGCCGGACGCAGGCCCGCCGACTGA
- a CDS encoding VOC family protein — MTDPVGSLKMVTLDSADASRDAAFWSAVLGWDITYDSPEAAMVSGPTSALGFGTTPGYEPPAWPNPHGSKQFHFDLAVEDLAAAERRCVELGAAVPDDQPGEGRWRVLLDPSGHPFCLTLAANWG; from the coding sequence ATGACGGACCCGGTCGGCTCCCTGAAGATGGTCACCCTCGACTCGGCCGACGCGTCCCGCGACGCGGCGTTCTGGTCGGCGGTCCTGGGCTGGGACATCACCTACGACTCCCCGGAGGCGGCCATGGTGTCGGGACCGACGAGTGCCCTCGGGTTCGGCACCACCCCCGGCTACGAGCCGCCCGCGTGGCCGAACCCGCACGGCAGCAAGCAGTTCCACTTCGACCTGGCCGTCGAGGATCTCGCCGCCGCCGAACGACGCTGCGTCGAGCTGGGCGCCGCCGTTCCGGACGACCAGCCGGGGGAGGGCCGCTGGCGGGTGCTGCTGGATCCGTCCGGGCACCCGTTCTGCCTCACCCTCGCCGCCAACTGGGGCTGA
- a CDS encoding EAL domain-containing protein, whose protein sequence is MPDTLERFSTMCVLIVDDNAANVALLKALLRDAGLNQVITETDPRRVFGLLPVVNPDLVLLDLQMPHVNGLELLGAITRFAAGSYLPVMVLTADTSADTRNQAFELGARDFLTKPLDIVEVVLRTANLLETRQLHQLLRSPPPTGQAATPSIPQPATGAHDQAEAAGQRVRTVLRDRSIVPFFQPVIDLTSMAMVGQEALARFPSPHPQGPAGWFSDAFASGMGSELEWLAVMNALPMLDTADHDTFLALNMSPATIELIPERNIFTPAICPRIVIELTEHVPIEDYSAIHRALSVLRSHGARLAADDLGSGYAGFRHLVALQPDVVKLDISLIRGIHRSRPQRALASALVAFAHDIAAEVIAEGVEEAAEVEVLRDMGIRWAQGYYLGMPAPAR, encoded by the coding sequence ATGCCTGACACCCTCGAGCGGTTCTCGACGATGTGCGTGCTGATCGTCGACGACAACGCCGCCAACGTCGCCCTGCTCAAGGCCCTGCTGCGCGACGCCGGGCTCAACCAGGTCATCACCGAGACCGATCCGCGCCGGGTGTTCGGGCTGCTCCCCGTGGTCAATCCCGACCTGGTGCTGCTGGACCTGCAGATGCCGCACGTCAACGGCCTGGAGCTGCTGGGCGCCATCACCCGGTTCGCGGCCGGCAGCTACCTGCCGGTGATGGTGCTGACCGCGGACACCTCAGCCGACACCCGTAACCAGGCCTTCGAGCTGGGGGCCCGGGACTTCCTGACCAAGCCGCTGGACATCGTCGAGGTGGTGCTGCGGACGGCGAACCTGCTCGAGACGCGCCAGCTGCACCAGCTGCTGCGGTCGCCGCCGCCGACGGGCCAGGCCGCCACCCCGTCCATCCCGCAGCCGGCCACCGGGGCGCACGACCAGGCCGAGGCGGCCGGGCAGCGGGTGCGGACGGTGCTCCGCGACCGCAGCATCGTGCCGTTCTTCCAGCCGGTGATCGATCTGACCTCGATGGCGATGGTCGGCCAGGAGGCGTTGGCGCGGTTCCCGAGCCCGCACCCGCAGGGACCGGCCGGCTGGTTCAGTGACGCCTTCGCCAGCGGCATGGGCTCGGAGTTGGAGTGGCTGGCCGTGATGAACGCGCTGCCGATGCTCGACACCGCCGACCACGACACGTTCCTCGCGCTGAACATGTCGCCGGCGACGATCGAGCTGATCCCGGAGCGGAACATCTTCACGCCGGCGATCTGCCCCCGCATCGTCATCGAACTGACCGAGCACGTCCCGATCGAGGACTACTCGGCGATCCACCGGGCGCTGTCGGTGCTGCGCAGCCACGGCGCGCGGCTGGCCGCCGACGATCTCGGCTCCGGGTACGCCGGGTTCCGGCACCTGGTGGCGCTGCAGCCCGACGTGGTCAAACTCGACATCTCGCTGATCCGGGGCATCCACCGCAGCCGCCCGCAGCGGGCGCTGGCCAGCGCGCTGGTCGCCTTCGCCCACGACATCGCGGCCGAGGTCATCGCCGAGGGTGTCGAGGAGGCGGCCGAGGTGGAGGTGCTGCGCGACATGGGCATCCGCTGGGCCCAGGGCTACTACCTCGGGATGCCGGCGCCGGCGCGCTGA